The Carassius gibelio isolate Cgi1373 ecotype wild population from Czech Republic chromosome A19, carGib1.2-hapl.c, whole genome shotgun sequence genome segment aagtCAATGTACCCTGACTGTGTGTATTCTTGCATAACAGAAGCCACTCTCTGTACCAGCTGGCCTGTGGGGATTGGCTCTTGGTATACCAGGAAATACTGCTGCGCCAGCTTTCTTGCTCTTCTGACCAGAACCCTGTCAAGAGAGATCATTCCCACAATCACTCCCTACAGACCATAGCAGCTTCAGCAGTCAGTCAGATAGCCAAaggaagacattttgaagaatgttggtaacctaacaatctgttttttttttttttgttttttttttttggtgaatggAATTTAGAAACCAAAAATAtttggttgccaacattcttcaaaatatcttcttcaatgttccacagaagaaagtaagttatataggtttggaacagcatggggGAAGTAAATAATGAAAGGATTTCTATTTATGGgtgtactattcctttaagagttcaatttttaaaaattttcagccatccatttaaaataaacactgcaCTGTTATTTAATACCTGTAGTCCGGACCCATTCCACTGTACACCATGCCAATGTGTTTTGTTATGGGCTCGATTTTGTGCACGCTCTGTTCATCATACAGTATGGACTTCTGTTTCTTCTCAGTTGCCAGCACAACTCCATTTGATGCTGCAAAATGACAAAGGGtccttcaaaatatatttatgattgaAGTGCAGCATACCTCTGAGATGCAAACTCGTCATGAATAAGGTGACAaagactgatctatatataaacaTACCTTTAATTCCTACCGATGGAGCACCGGCTGCTACAGCTGCCAGAGCATATTCAATCTGCACCAGTTTGCCCGAGGGACTGTgttgaaaaaatgaataaaaatgcattagttttacagaaataaatttgaTATGTATCTAAACTGAAGCTAAATGTATAACTTATTTTCGAccagttcattttaatttgaaataattttaccatatttaatttaaataatttcaactgACAGATTTTTAGCTTTAACAAAAGGTTcataataacttgtactttttataTTAGGTCACTGAATACAAATCACAAACGTTAagcggattaaaaaaaaaataataatattcgcCACAAAATCTGTGCTATATTAAATATGACAATAAATAacttatgttaaaaaataaagcactagAGAAAAATGATCAAAAGTCATAATAGCTCCGTGGTAACTAACATCGTGACACTGCATCTCTGATGTGACACACGATTAAGTACGTGTAACACACATACTGAacaaaacacaactgttttcagtgaATGCATAGAGCGAAAGATGTATACTGAAATATTACAGCAACCTATCAATCAATAATCGACATAATTACCTAAATGTTGTGAGAGAAAAACTGTATCCTCGGTCTGCCATTTTTGTCTTTTGCTACGGAAGTACATAAAAACAACTTCCGCCAACCTTTTGTGAACACactcgtcaaaataaaagtttgtcaaACTGAGCAAATAACAGATTACTCTTTCTGTATCAAGACATTTAATTGTTCCGTACATTGCTgagtaatacaattataatttatatataaaacacatttgattaaaaacaactatatttctcatatttcaaaatgtacgTATTGTGCAAAGATTCAGAAATGTGTAAATACAATATGTAGATTGTGGCAGAAATTCCCTAGCATTGTGTTCATAGAAATGTATGATTACGGTAGTGAGTATCTCcattgcattcacacacacacacacacacacacacacacacacagagatatatatatatactcaatcgACTTATCCATCTCGGGCCTGAACAGGATAATTTATTCAAATCATCATCATCTTATCAATTTGAGTAGTTGGGGAAAACCTTTATTATGTAACTAAAGTGCTTAGACGGAAGTCACAATTACGTCAGTTGAGCTTCAAGTGCCACCGTATCTTAACGCCGAGGTATTGTCCCTAAATATTGATATGTCTGCCACAATTCACTTTATAAATATCATGTTTGTTGTTTTAAACAGTGTTTCTGCTTAATAATGATGATTAATCTGGGCTGTTTAGTCAACTACACAGTTTAGTTCGGTGTTAAGGCGGACGAGCTAGTGGCTAATGTGCTCTTCGCGgtttctttattgtttttatgtatatataacgtTATACAAAGGGGGTTCTCTCCCTGGAGAAGACACTTCTTGTTCTTTATACATTCCTAAACGCATATTATACCCTAATTATAAATATGCATAAGTTTTACATTTATATCGTTACAATGGTTTATTTTCAGATTCTCCTAAATATTTCATTCGTTTAAATCAGATAACGTTTAGTTATCGCTTATTTAGGCatattttaaagggttaattccACCAAAtctgaacattctgtcatcatttactcatctacaGTCATGGCCGAAAGTtttacataaatgttgtgttttgtaaTGTTTGCTGCTTACACGGTTGTTGTGTTCATTAACATTGATTCTAGATGATCGTGTAGAGAGATCAGATGCGTTTGAAATAGTTACCAAAAGCTTTATTGGCCAAAAAATTAACTTCGTAAACTGTATCCGGACACAAAATTACCAGCTAACATTATTTGACTAATCATGtcagcacatgtgaaagtgtgaatgagtactaTTAAGGTAAAATCAATATTATGCTAATTAGTTTATAAGAACAAACTGATTGCTAAAAAAGGAGGGAAGAAGCGCTTCCAGTCACTGTGTTCTTGTTAGTAAAGGTTAATGCCAAAGAAACGCATGCAGCCATCATTGCTTTGCATCAATATGGCCTCCCATgcaaggaaaatgctacaaaaaataTTCCACCTTAAAGAACCATCTTCATCAAGAACTTAAAGGTGAGAGGTTCGgctgcagtgaagaagtcttcaggacgtcccagagTATCCAGCAAGTGCCAGGTCATCTCCTcttgaggagtcagctacagaatcaTGTCTCCAGCAGAGAGCTTGCTCAGGAACGGCAGCAGGTCGGTGTGAGAGCATCTGAACGCACAGTGAGTCAAAGACACTTGGACAgcggcctggtgtcaagaagagCAGTAGAACAACGTCaagaacagactgaaattctgcaggaagcATAAAAATATTGGACAACAGAAGACTGGTGCAGAGTTATTCTCTCCGATGAAGCCCCCTTCagactgtttgggacatctggaaaaatgatttgttcgatcattgcatttacatttttggatctATGGCCAGTCAACTCCCCAGATCTCAATCCCACAGAGAACCTtgggtcagtcctcaaaaggcgagtggacaagcagaagtccacaaattgtgatcaacaCCGAGAACTTAGGCAATAATAGAtcaccatcagtcaggatttggcccagaagcttaTACCCAGCATGCCAGAGTGCACTACAGCgtttatgaagaacaagggtcaacactcTAAATATTgactcatattttaaaatattcgtATCATTGCTTTTCAGTATTTCATAGAATaatgtggaaaaataatctacaaatatttaagcagcaaactttgcaaaacaccaccaacatttttggccatgactgtacatGTTTCAAGCCTTTATGACTTTCCTCAGTCTGTTGCCATTCATTTTATGTACCGAAAGATGCAATGAAAGCTGACGAGACTGTCCTCTTGAGTGAGTCAATATGCCTGATGCATGCGTTTCAGAGAAGGCCATGGCTCGTGGGCAGCAGAAGATCCAGTCTCAACAGAAGAACGCAAAGAAAGCAGCTGAGAAGAAGAAAGGTCAAGGAGCAGATCAGAAGACTGCAGCCAAAGCAGCGCTGGTCCACACATGTCCTGTCTGCAAGGTGAGGAATTTATGAGACTTAAGGTCACTGGTTTGAGCCGCTGTATCTCAAACTCCTCTCAGCTTCCTAAGATATGTTGTTATTCCTTGTATAGACACAGATGCCAGACCCCAAGACCTTTAAACAGCATTTTGAAAGCAAACACCCAAAATCTCCTATGCCTCCTGAGCTGGTGGATGTTCAAGCCTAAAGGACACAAGAAACCAGCATGGACCTAAAACAGGGGTGAGTCTGATACAGACATCAGAATAAAGCCCCAAATACATGTACACCTGTCAATATGGCTGTGTAGTCATCTCATAATTATGGTCCAATTTTCAGACCCCGAGGAATGAAACCTGATTCGACTTGCTGTATTTCTCAAACATAGACGGTGGACCATGTGGACACAATGACAAGGAGATCTTAGGACAGACTCAAGCACACcagcacacatatatatttttatatttttataagtgCATATTTCTTCCATCTTTTCAAAGTGTGCTGTGACCTAACCGTCTCATTGCCATGTGCTTAAACTCGCCATATTTATTCACCACTTTCCCAATACCCCATGGCACTTCGTccctgtaaagtaaaaaaaaaataaataaatgattatgtGCTGCAATGTATACAAATTTATGTGTCCTGATCTTTTCGGTGTGAACCAAAATCGAGAGGAGCACCAATGTGTGTATCATTAATCATTAGTACTGACCAGGATTGAGATTGAGATGCATTGATTGACATGCTCAAAATAATCCTAAATGCTGTAAATTTGCACCTGTTCAAGCAGTCAGAATAATATCGGAGTCAGGATCCAAGGACACGTTTTCGttatttttaagttttcaatAAATTTATATGCATATAGTCCATATGTGTGTCATTGTTACTAGAAAGTACATCAAGAGCACAGCTCACTATTGTGAAGAGCTGTAAAAGTAGGCTAtctattatagttataaaaatgaAAACCGCTTTTTAGCAGCTTTTTTCCATTATGTTTATGAAACCATAAAGCCAATTTGGTTAACAAATAGCCTACATATTGTATTAAAACTGCATTCAGCATTTTCATTTCTGATTAAACCCTGATACAACAATGGTGTTAGACAATATTGATAAGGATCAGCATGATCGTCTCAGTTTGATGTAACTAACACTGATactgtttcacagaaaaaaacattcttaCCTGTCCAACAAGAAAGTAGCAATTTGGGCATCACTGTTCCTGTTCTCCATCGTGAAATCTTTTCACATTGTGGATGTTATAGccaagtttaaattattttttttttagttgttccTTTATTATCTAATCTTCGATTTTGGCATCACCAAACTACACAACACTACTacagatgctgcagccaatgagcaggaGGATTCTCTCTGACATCATTTTAACAAGGTGAAGTCGTCACAAAATGTACTTcaagggtagttcacccaaattaAAAGTTCTCTTATCATTTActaaagttgttccaaacctgtatgaatttgttTTCTGTTGCTGAACACAGTTATTTTGAAGTACatggataaccaaacagttgacggtagccattgacttccataatattttggaaattcttcaaaataccttattttgtattcaactgaaaaaaaaaaaacaggttctgaattgacatgagggggagtaattGATGCCAGAATCTTCattgtgaactatttctttaatgtgtgaagctttttaacctgttaacctgcacgGGCCAAGAGCGTGTTTAAGCATATCTGTACGTTTAATTaccttttgttttataaaaatattaatcataaactcatattttgaAAGCTAAAACACTCAAAATTCATGTTCCAAACTTGATTTTGAAATGAATACACCAGAGATTAAAGGGTTAAATACTTAAGGACTGGCCATTTAAATTAGCACCAAGCTACTGActgcaaaaataactaaaataaaaatgatccaTGTGTGCAGCCTACTCAGACTGaatttctgtctcttttcttcACTTGGGTGTGGGTGGTACAagttattttaaaagctttttaccAGTTTTACAAGCAAGAAAAAGTGATGTGAAAGTCAAAGCAATGCAGCTTTGTGAAACATAACATGAAGTCCCTGTCCATTATTACCACATTCCACAATTATACAAACTTTAACAATTCAAATGTAAGACAGCTATacaaaatatctattttattataataataattattattataggatGGATTCCAAACTTAAATCCACTCACAATAAAATTGTGAAAATGATGCTGATTTACCATCATGACACTTCAATAACTATCATTTGTCAATCATTTGGGACAAGTAAGAATGCTCAAATTTGGCTAAATACATTTTGGATCACTGTATATTACAAATGGTGCCTCTTAGTATTATAATATGTGCATTTGTTTCCGTTTAGTTTAAAGCTTGAATATACAATAGGTTATAGACAGCCACAGTTCTTGACCACCATGTTTCGATGTTTCTTGAGAATAACATTGTTGTTGTCGTCATAGAAGAGCACAGAGATGGAACTGAGTTTGGTTGGAGCGCAGCAGGCTTTGGGAACTTCATTTGGTCTTAGAAGATGAACCTGCCAAAAGAGTCAGTACAAAGATTAGTTCATTTCGAAGGATTCTCCTGTCCTGGCATTGTAGTTCAGAAAATCACAGAGAAATGTCAAAAGTCAGATTACGCACCAGCAGCTGGATCATGGCGTGGTTTGTGGCATTCATACAAGAGCCCAGAGGATAATCACATTCCCCATCACAATAATACGCAGAATAACCTGCAGGGGCCAAAACCCAGTCCTGAAAAAATGATTtaggaaattaaatatttaaacactcTAACAGAACAGAGACTtcagtgtttacatgtgtttGTTCAAGATATTAATAGTGTGAATTTTTCAGTGACTCTTTCTGCAGGTTATATCAATGAGCCAGTAGGTGGCAagaagtgagtcactgaatcgtTCGCCCaattgattcattaaaaacactTGATTCAGTTAATTCTGCTTTAACTTGATAAGAACTTTTTTAACTGGCAGAGCAAAAAATGTACAGATCAGTTTTCAATacagtgtctaaaatgtaagtgacTTATTATTTAACTTCTTGTTTGTTGTTTGACTGTACAAATGTATGAAAGCCAGGATGTCTCACCTTCCAACCAAGATTGCTGAAGCTGACATAAAGCTCATGTTTCTTACAGGCCTGGCGCCCGCTGCTGGCATGATTTTGGTCTGGAAAAAGTGAGACAATCGCAGCTCAAAAACAAATCATTTCATATGCTCCTTTAAACACAATCTGCCTCTTAAACTGCTTATTGTGGCTCACCAAATATGCCGGGTCTGTTTGGGTGAGGCAGATCATACTTGGGCTTTTTCTTGCGTTGATTGTTGTGTCTCAGAGCACGGGGTGGACGGCAAGGGGCTTGACTGGCTCTGAAGAACGTCACCATAAAAGGCTGTTTAGAGCGCGGCCCACGCCGACCCACCAGACCCACCCATGCGGCTGACAACGACCGGTCTGTGAAAACAAGATTTCAGCATTTTACCAAATTATCTATGACACGGAACGTGGTTTGCTTCAATAGGTCAAAGCTTTGCCAAGATACAGACCAAATGTTTGTTGCTTGTTAGAGCAGAATTCAGTACCAGTTGGTTGCAAAAACCAAAAACTCCTTCAGTAAATTTTGAGACTTGGTCTAAAGATAAATCAGACAAGATTTGAAGTAGCAGTTGCAGGAAAATgtttaacaacacattttagattttttttttatgcagttggcagatgctttcatccaaagctaCTTGTGTACATTGTATTCAATGTATTTAATTGAATTCAGATTACAGCTTGATACACACTGATAGCATCTGATAGTGCTCTACTGTTCAAACAAACTGAGAttgaaaactaaaattaaaaacggCAAGTTAAATAAAGTTAGATGGAGCAATTaaggcaaaatatttttttttttagagtcgagaccaaaaaaagtgtatttattaatattttaatagtaatttttaATTTCGTATATtagaaataaatacaacattacatattatctttattttttatttctttattttaatcaaatgtgtCAGACCTGTAGTCAGGAGCACATTGCAATGATGCTATCCGTGCTATTTAGCCCCCATGCTGCACATAAGAAATAGCTCACCCTCCTCAGCTTCCACATAAAGGCGGATGCCCAGGTTGCTCCGAGGGTGGAGAAGCCAGCGATTGCTCGCAGAAGTCACATCAAATGCCAGCCAACCCTCTTGCCCCACCGGCACAGACTGCATGTCCAGCAACACCAGCTCAGGCTCCCTGTCAAACCACAAGATCTTAATGtcctttccattataatgacTGATGATGGATCTCACTGATGAATGCACAAAAACTACCAAAAAGTAGTTTTGCTTCCTAAACACTAAAATCAAATGTTATCTAGTTTCTGAATCAGATTCCATATCACTAAATGATCATATATGTCTATAACCTGTGTCTTTTCTCCCTCTGGATTTCATAGACAGAGATATGGAGGGTGCGGTTCGCTCGCCAACCCACGGTAAGAGTTTTATAGATGCGAAACTCGGCAGCGGTGACCGTCTCTCCCTGAGGAAGCGGAGTGAGATCGAAGCGGAACTCCTTCCAGTACGGCCGAGGCTGCAGCAGATCCTTCTCCTGCTCCACTGCGGTCAGAGAcagaattaaacaacaacaacaacaactactaccACAGAGGAGCGTGTGTGTTGAGTGAGTGTGAAGACACTTGAGACATGTTGGAGGGCTGATTGGCAGAAGAAGACGGGGAAACAAAAAATGGAACATTAGTTGTGGTGGAGATTGGACTGACACCCCCAGCCGGGGCTAATTAGAGGCGTTGTGAAGCTGCTGCAGCTCAGCGCACCACCACTAATTACAGTCCAGTGCTGTATTTTTAGAGGAGTACCCAACCGTATTTTCATCCACTTCATCTCATCTTTTCTCTGCCTTTCAGTGGGGCCTGTAATTCCCCACAGCTGTGTGCCCACTACAACATCACATGGCCTGCGTGATCTGGACTGGCCTTTGTAGATACACAATAATCAAGATTTACATTTAGAAAAGCAAAGAGAAATGTAAAACACTATATTAAAGACAACTGGCGGGAGTAAGAAGAACTTCATGACCTCCAGGCTATGATGCTAGCATGTTGTGAGTGTTTGCAATATGGCCACTATGTGAAAAGTCCATTCTTGTCCATTCTATGGTTCCATGAGgaaactttaacatccatggaaactttccattgcacAGAAGTTTCTTtagatgttttagtttttttttcacactaaaaAAAGACCGTTCACTGAAAAGTTCTTTGGGGTGCCTGAAATTATTCTTCTAGGGAAACGATGTGCAACTACCCTTTTGGAAAACTTTAATTTTAACAGGGAAtgcacaaaaggttttttttatttagtgctcTGTAAATCAAGCAAAAGTGGTTCTTCTATGGAATTACTATGAAATCCAGCCTTAAGACCTTACAGTATCTCCTGTTTATcggaaaaaaatattcaaatgttccaaaaaaaaaaaagttttttttttctagaattttAAAATGCTTCCTTGTTATCAGAGCAAAACATCGCCTTTCACAACCTTGAGTCTATTGTAGAACGTgtctttacattattaaaatgttcttcatactagtaaaataaagacattttaagaaTTGTAGCACAAACAGTAAATGCAGTAATGCATTTCATGCTTAGGGTTACAGGTTTGTTTAAATCACTAAGCCAAGTAGGAGCGATTATAATAGTGATGTCTTTAGCAAACACCGCTAGTTACATCTGAGAAAGGGGTGATGCTGACCAATAATAGTGGGGCAGGAAAGACGTAGAAAGAGAAGCAGTAATTGTAAATAGGATGTTAAACTGTTGTTTGTTTCGTGACAGATAAGTATCGTCTGTGTTTGGGCTGAGACAGGAAGAGAAGATGGAGTGATTGTGGGTCTGTCTCAGTGAACAGACTGTATTATCAATACACACCACAAGTCTTaagacatcttaaaataaatggCGAATGGCATTGTGTATGAATAACTATCTGGCTTCCAATACAGTATTTTTGTgctataaaacaacattatttactGTGGCCCCCAAAAAGACATTAGGACTTAAAATGTCAATGTATTAgctaaaatatcaaaccaagtggcattaGCAAACAAATTATATTACACTTGTTCTCTTTACTAACCACGTATTTTTGCAATGACATTTAAGTCAAGTAGAATTTCTGTGGACATATGGAAGCCTCTTTCCtcttcaaaagtaaaaaataaactaaaaaaagaagTAAATGAAATGAATTATTTACTGTAactgtgacattatttttttgtgattttgctTCTTATTTTCAACTTGATCTCACTTGTAAGGCAGGCTTTCATATAAAccagtgttgttactgttaactaaatacattacaaaatacacattattaatttaagtaatgctaaaataaaacataaacattagatgaaaaactaataaaaatagaaatattgacttggcaactaactgaaataaaataagctgattttgaagtactaaaacaaaatctaaaaaaacaaaaaaaatttttttttaaaacaaaacaaaagctaaaacattaaaattaaagttgaaaatataaaaataaaagcttattaatTAAAgataatcaataaataatatatagtatatataaataatactaaattaacactgaCATTAagggtcgccgtgattttgccaagtaagatcCTTGGTCAGCATttctgtccaaaaatatagacctaacccaatccctaccccttaACCTAAGCCtttccataatttattcctaaaatcagagaaATGATAGGTGAATGACAAGCGTGTATAAGCATCTAACCCTAGTTGTACGCCTAAAACGGACATTTCTTGAAAACTTGTCccttaattctgattggttgattggaatgttgttccaggactaACAAGGACATTGATCTATGAACATGTTGTACATGATGAAATCACGTTTAGTTAGAAACATTAAGTTCCAGTTCCAGTTCAACAAACAGAAAGggtccaaaataatttttttttttagaaagtttgTTGTTGCAACACACCTATCAATGTGAAATGTACTAATTGTCTTGTCTTTCTTTTAAAGGAGACATATTATGCCTCtttttacattatgtaatataagtctctggtgtccccacaatgtgtctgtgaagtctcagctcaaaataccccacagatcatttattatttcattttgaaaatacctattttgagtggaagcagaaacgcGCTGTTTTTCGTGCctttctctttaaatgcaaatgagctgctgttccgcgcccccttttccagaatagagtTGCCAGTATTAACGCCATTACAGATCGTACCTgctgaaaacatctgttttgatTCGGATTTGCTCTGAAATCATGTGTTTTAAACCATATGATTTTGATGAAGTTAACATTAAAAGCACACAAGTTACAAAAACAGTTGGTTATGTTTGTGAAGGTAAATAGCTGGGAAATAAATCACTTGTTTATTGTAGATATGTGTGGCAGCAGCAATATAcattaattaaatcaaaagaCCCACTTTtctcttgtctcctctgaggctgggactctaaaGAGTGTTCTGTTCGTCTGTGCAGCCAAAGGCAGAGCAGTTAGCATGTTAGCATCTAATAATGACAGCGCTTTGGGTGTAAACTTACAGATTAAAGGGTGGTGATATTATAATGAGATCCATTTGACACGTCACCAAGGAAGCAAAATCAGACACGCTT includes the following:
- the LOC127935430 gene encoding bone morphogenetic protein 8A-like yields the protein MEQSSSAAPMDKQESGVEFVSSHRSRGRMESCGSRTRGRRHLFPLPVLVPLCMLLCVWAQVEGVPHSSFRRLSGREKKEMQKEILSILGLPGRPRPHPPLRPPSSAPLFMLDLYHAVSSEDDDGLGLGFTPEGVSHAALPTLSTHTPPLGTVVSEADTVMSFVNLVEQEKDLLQPRPYWKEFRFDLTPLPQGETVTAAEFRIYKTLTVGWRANRTLHISVYEIQREKRHREPELVLLDMQSVPVGQEGWLAFDVTSASNRWLLHPRSNLGIRLYVEAEEDRSLSAAWVGLVGRRGPRSKQPFMVTFFRASQAPCRPPRALRHNNQRKKKPKYDLPHPNRPGIFDQNHASSGRQACKKHELYVSFSNLGWKDWVLAPAGYSAYYCDGECDYPLGSCMNATNHAMIQLLVHLLRPNEVPKACCAPTKLSSISVLFYDDNNNVILKKHRNMVVKNCGCL
- the LOC127935431 gene encoding zinc finger protein 706; this encodes MARGQQKIQSQQKNAKKAAEKKKGQGADQKTAAKAALVHTCPVCKTQMPDPKTFKQHFESKHPKSPMPPELVDVQA
- the LOC127935850 gene encoding proteasome subunit alpha type-2; this translates as MADRGYSFSLTTFSPSGKLVQIEYALAAVAAGAPSVGIKASNGVVLATEKKQKSILYDEQSVHKIEPITKHIGMVYSGMGPDYRVLVRRARKLAQQYFLVYQEPIPTGQLVQRVASVMQEYTQSGGVRPFGVSLLIAGWDEDRPYLFQSDPSGAYFAWKATAMGKSYVNGKTFLEKRYNEDLELEDAIHTAILTLKESFEGQMTEENIEVGICNEAGFRRLSPAEVKDYLAAIA